TTGAAAAAAATACCTTCTCGTCTTTAAGGGTCGGGGTTAATAGCAAATTTGTTTTTACCAAACAGGCCGATGGTTCGGTACAAGTGGTGCAAACCTGGCCGGATAACGAGCGAATACTTCAAAAAATCAACCCCGTGGTATTGGACGCGGCCGCTCACGCGAAGCTGCTGCAAGCGTACGCGGGCACGTACTATAGCCCAGAACTGGAATACATGTACACTCTCTTCGTGAAAGACCAAAAACTTGTGCTTGCCGACAGCAAGACTAAAGATGAACCGCTCGAATACTTGGACAAGGAGCTCTTTGCGTTGTATGGGGTATTTATTAAATTCAAAAGGGACAAACATCAAAAAATAACGCAATTAGAAATGAATGCAGGCCGGGCAAAACACTTGATGTTTGATAAAATGCCCCCGCCTAAATCCAAGCCGAAACCGGTGGTTCAGACTGGAAGTGAAGCGAAGGAAATGCCACCAAAAGCAATAGGTTCTTAAATCCAAACCGGTGCGCTTACCGTTCAAGACCGAACTCTTGACACGCAGTAACGAACGAGGCTTCTTGAATGCAGCTGCCTAAATACTCCCGAAAAGATGTAAGGACCGGCCGCATTTTGAGGTGTAGGGCGGAAATGATACGAGCGGGCCAGGGTGGTCCGCTCGTGTCGTTTAGGGTATAAGCAAACTGGCCGTCTACAATTAATTCGCTGGGTGCCAATGCTACTAGACTGAGGTGGTCTAGTTGAGCAGGAGAGAATTAGGTGATATTGGCAAGTTGTTGTTGATGAAAGAGATAAGGCTTTAAATAGCCAATGCTGGAGTGGCGGCGCTTGTGATTGTAGTAGTCAAAATACGCGGCCACGCTGGCTTGCGCATCGGCCAAGTCCCTAAAAACGGGCCACTCGCGAAGTTCGAGCAGTTCGGTTTTGAGGCGCGACCAGAGACTCTCGGCCTGGGCATTGTCGTAGCACTCGCCGCGGCGGCTATGCGAGCGTTGGGCCTTGGCATCGCGCAGGAGGGTTTTGTAGGCATTGCCTACATATTGGCCGCCCCGGTCGGAGTGGACGATGAGGCCGGGAGCGGGCCGTTGCGCGAGCAGGGCCCGCTGCAAGGCCGTGGTCACCAGGGCTTCGGGCATGTCGGCCCGCACCTGCCAGCCCACGACCTGCTTGGTGCACACGTCTTGGAAGGCGCAGCAGTAAACCCAGTTGCCGTTAGCCAGGGGCAGGTAGGTGATATCGCTGACCCACACCCGATTGGCCTGGCTGGGCTTGGGCTGGTCGAGCAGCAAATTGGGGGCGCAGCGCTTGCCATGGGTCGAATCGGTCGTACGGGGCGTGAAAGCTTTGGGCTGTAAGGCCTTACGTCCATGGCGGCGCAGGGCTGTCCGCAGCGCCTGCCGGCCCACGCGGTGGCCCAATTCGCGCAGCTCGACCTGCAGCCGGCGCGTGCCGTAGCGCCGCTGGTGGTCGTCAAACACGTCGACCATCACCGTTTCCCAGGCTGGCTCCGTTTTCGGCACAGCGCGCTGGCACCAAGCGTAGTAGCGGCTGGGCACGACGTGTAAGACCTGGCAGAGCAGGTGCACCGAATAGTGAACGCGTTGCTGGTCAATAAACTGCAACTGGCTCACGGGGTCGGGGGATGCGAGAAGATAGCGATGGCTTTTTTTAAAATCTCCAGCTCCTGCGCCAGCCGTTTGTTGGCCAGGCGCAGGGCCCGCACTTCAGCGGCCTCGGCCGGGTCAGCGGGCAAGGGCTGCTGAGCCGCTTTTTGCCATTGACAGAGCAATTTGGCGTTGAGGTTCAGGGCGCGACTGCTAGCGTCGAGCGGCTTTCGCTGGCCAGCCGCAGGGCTTCGGCCCGAAAGGCCGCATCATAGCGCGGCCGTTTGGAGGAAGAGGCTTTTTCCATGGAATTGGGAAATTACCACCCAATTCTCTCCTGATTAACCCGACCACCTCACTGTACCTGCCAGGTATCGTTCCGTTCAACCTGGGCAAGATGCCTCCTAGTCAGCGCCCTAAGCAACCAATCAGGGAGAAAGCCTACTCGTTCGACATTGGGCCGGGCGAGCAGCCTCGCTGGAAAGCGGATAAAACATTTTACACAACCGCTGACATCGAGCAGGAAATTTTCACCTTCCTAATCGAGAAAGTGAAGCAAGCACAGCAACAATCATGAATTGTGAAAGTGGCTCTTTCCTAGTGAGGCTGCTTGCACTAAAGTGAAATAAGAAGGCCTCTTGTGACTAAGCAAATTGCCGCTGATAAGCCCAGCCGGCGGGAGACAGAATAGATTTTAGAAAATCATCGTAGCCTACGTCACGCTTTTCCAAGACGTAGCGCGTGAAGGATTGGGTGATACGGCACTGCTCGAATCCTTCCTGTTGCATTGCCCGCCGCATCCCGTCTGGCAAACCCACCAGCCATTCCTCAAAATCCGTTTCCGTGGGTTTGGCTGCGGCTGCCAGTTGGTGGTAGCGATAAGACGCATTGCCTATGCGGAAAAGCCGCGCCGTTTCTTCACGCTGGGCCTCGGGAAGCTCGCGCAGCGTTTGTAGTTGCTGAGCGTGGTACTTGGCGTGCGGATGCTGCGGATTTAGTAGCTCTTTCATTGTCAAAAACGTTATGCGTCACGCTCATGCTGCTACCTAAACACTCGGCAGATTGTAGTCCTTGCCAAGTAATGCTCACTCAAAGAATATCAATTGCCGAAGCCTGGCTGACGTTACAGACCCAGCGAGTGGGCCGCATTATAAGCAATGATGTCATCGAGCCGCGAGTAGCGGCTAATCATGGCGTCGGTTTTCTGCTTCGTCTGGTTTTTGATGAACTCGTTGGACTGGCCGTTGAGCTTGGCTGTGGTGATGAAGGAAGCGCGTAGGGAGTGGGCCGAGTACTTTGCTCCCAAATGCTCCTTCACTAGCAAGTTCACA
This genomic stretch from Hymenobacter sp. PAMC 26628 harbors:
- a CDS encoding IS3 family transposase produces the protein MSQLQFIDQQRVHYSVHLLCQVLHVVPSRYYAWCQRAVPKTEPAWETVMVDVFDDHQRRYGTRRLQVELRELGHRVGRQALRTALRRHGRKALQPKAFTPRTTDSTHGKRCAPNLLLDQPKPSQANRVWVSDITYLPLANGNWVYCCAFQDVCTKQVVGWQVRADMPEALVTTALQRALLAQRPAPGLIVHSDRGGQYVGNAYKTLLRDAKAQRSHSRRGECYDNAQAESLWSRLKTELLELREWPVFRDLADAQASVAAYFDYYNHKRRHSSIGYLKPYLFHQQQLANIT